Proteins from one Limanda limanda chromosome 4, fLimLim1.1, whole genome shotgun sequence genomic window:
- the ddi2 gene encoding protein DDI1 homolog 2 isoform X1, whose translation MMRVVCALTPEQDSTDAFGDSWRGPYQPDTADGRTTSPQPPSFTLPRTLDHISSSTSPTQGPSSGQPQSVDPSQSASAPGQSQDQHGVQELPQPLCPAEAAGSTTHQVQPHPLPLHSNSEMSPVPSPSTDVLPTQSPPADMTTPSQYPEGEEHCTASEGDAESFKVLNSSMTSQPEELSPIQPMEQETIKPHTANSTEACKSAASQPDSVEMESPTASQGEVTTERDHPEAERRSSSDNIPSLAAALMELHELIVTNSCAQSQSRSTSCSPSHPFRQEADELVTEPRTPTPEDTQPTPSTAVTITPGAEPSDAKANHAAAVCDEGPSKCLVSDLSGQDEYLGGDEAETVEEQGPPQHPGGSGERGADRSGINEVGNISISQPEPEAPPDPAAGPELRDPPEGQQGTGAADGQASGNISPDTLGPKTDQTFLCPLSITAGSSEEVSSTTSSCGRPLAQAAQTSSAAPRPAAPHPFTEPFPAEHIQRIQAAGFSAREAAEALEQAHGVVELALLALLARSITVPT comes from the exons ATGATGCGTGTGGTGTGTGCCTTAACCCCTGAGCAGGACAGCACTGATGCTTTTGGAGACAGCTGGAGAGGGCCCTACCAACCAG ACACTGCAGATGGACGAACTACCTCACCACAGCCCCCATCATTTACATTACCCAGAACCTTAGACCACATATCCTCATCCACCTCCCCCACCCAAGGCCCTTCCTCTGGCCAGCCACAAAGCGTGGATCCTTCTCAGTCTGCCTCAGCACCAGGGCAGAGCCAGGACCAACATGGCGTTCAGGAGCTTCCTCAACCTTTGTGCCCCGCAGAGGCTGCTGGTTCTACAACTCATCAGGTCCAACCTCACCCTCTGCCGCTCCATAGCAATTCAGAAATGTCCCCTGTACCCAGTCCATCAACAGACGTCCTCCCAACACAGTCCCCTCCTGCAGACATGACAACACCATCCCAGTATCCAGAGGGTGAGGAACATTGTACAGCCTCAGAGGGTGATGCTGAATCATTTAAGGTCCTGAACAGCTCAATGACCTCCCAACCAGAGGAACTATCCCCCATTCAGCCCATGGAGCAGGAGACCATTAAGCCCCACACCGCTAATTCCACTGAAGCCTGTAAGAGTGCTGCTAGCCAACCGGACTCAGTTGAAATGGAGTCTCCCACCGCATCCCAGGGCGAGGTGACCACCGAGAGGGACCACCCTGAAGCCGAGCGGCGCTCCAGCTCCGACAACATCCCCTCGCTGGCAGCAGCTCTGATGGAGCTCCACGAGCTGATTGTCACCAACAGCTGTGCTCAGTCCCAAAGCCGCAGCACCTCCTGCTCCCCGTCACATCCATTCAGACAGGAGGCAGACGAGCTGGTCACCGAGCCCCGGACCCCGACACCTGAAGACACCCAGCCTACCCCCTCCACTGCTGTTACTATTACACCTGGTGCAGAACCAAGCGATGCCAAAGCCaaccatgctgctgctgtgtgtgatgAGGGACCATCTAAGTGTCTTGTGTCCGACCTCTCTGGCCAGGATGAGTATCTTGGTGGAGATGAAGCAGAGACTGTGGAGGAACAAGGGCCACCTCAGCATCCAGGTGGCTCTGGGGAGAGGGGGGCGGATAGAAGTGGGATAAATGAAGTCGGTAATATCAGCATCTCTCAGCCTGAGCCAGAGGCGCCTCCTGATCCTGCTGCAGGCCCGGAGCTCAGGGACCCTCCTGAGGGGCAGCAGGGGACAGGGGCAGCAGACGGACAAGCCTCTGGCAACATCAGCCCAGACACTCTTGGCCCCAAGACTGATCAGACTTTTCTCTGCCCTCTGTCAATAACAGCGGGCTCATCTGAGGAAGTCTCTAGCACCACGTCCTCCTGTGGTCGTCCTCTAGCTCAGGCTGCCCAGACTTCATCTGCAGCCCCTCGTCCCGCGGCTCCACATCCCTTTACAGAACCATTTCCTGCTGAGCACATCCAGAGAATCCAGGCAGCTGGCTTTTCTGCCAGGGAGGCTGCAGAGGCTCTGGAACAGGCCCATGGGGTTGTGGAGCTTGCTCTGCTGGCACTACTCGCCCGCAGTATCACTGTGCCCACCTAG
- the LOC132999480 gene encoding heat shock protein beta-7-like yields MEKGRGIFSGDSGSKPQGCSREHKFEEHSYPTGKIQVIGDIFQFTVDMSEFSPEDVIITSSNNLLEVHAEKLGEDGTVANTFSHRCSLPSDVDPGSVGVSMGSGGVLTVRAHRR; encoded by the exons ATGGAGAAAGGTCGAGGTATCTTCTCTGGAGATTCAGGATCAAAACCTCAGGGCTGCAGTCGAGAACACAAATTTGAAG AACATTCATATCCTACGGGGAAGATCCAGGTCATTGGAGACATTTTCCAGTTCACAGTCGACATGAGCGAGTTTTCCCCGGAGGACGTGATCATCACCTCCTCCAACAACCTGCTGGAGGTCCACGCTGAGAAG CTGGGAGAAGATGGCACAGTGGCAAACACCTTCTCCCACCGGTGCTCTCTCCCATCAGACGTGGACCCCGGGTCTGTGGGCGTGTCCATGGGGAGCGGGGGGGTCCTGACTGTTAGAGCCCACAGG agataa
- the cplane2 gene encoding ciliogenesis and planar polarity effector 2 — translation MADVPAPGSVVVSDWHRCKDSKEYFNKILNKKRRKNFGLLESPVMPPHAAVDTVHYKIFISGKSGVGKTALAARLAGLNIPPVHYETTGIETTVVYWPVKLRECERVLFFRLQLWDCGENALRRFDHLLPSCKEQVDAVLFLFSFTDRPSFDDLSNQIGKWSGPSAGRAAKLVVGTKFDLFMHCDVAERDVRDFQETWGLPLLRVGGEVSDGLGDVALLLNCLAEQLWHQDCVTAGSACHPSQQEAGTLL, via the exons ATGGCGGATGTCCCTGCTCCGGGATCAGTCGTAGTCAGTGACTGGCATCGATGTAAAGACAGCAAGGAGTATTTCAACAAGATCCTGAACAAGAAGCGACGCAAGAACTTCG gcTTGTTGGAGTCTCCAGTGATGCCCCCCCATGCAGCTGTGGACACGGTTCATTATAAGATCTTCATCTctggaaagagtggagttggtAAAACCGCTCTGGCTGCTCGACTCGCAGGCCTGAACATCCCACCTGTGCACTACGAGACCACAG GAATTGAGACGACCGTGGTGTATTGGCCGGTGAAGCTGAGAGAATGTGAACGAGTGCTTTTCTTCCGTCTGCAGCTGTGGGACTGTGGAGAGAACGCCTTGCGTAGATTTGACCATTTGCTTCCG TCCTGTAAGGAGCAGGTGGACGCCGTCCTGTTCCTGTTTTCCTTCACTGACCGGCCGTCCTTCGACGACCTGTCCAATCAGATCGGGAAGTGGAGCGGACCATCTGCGGGTCGAGCCGCAAAACTGGTGGTCGGCACCAA ATTTGATCTCTTCATGCACTGTGACGTGGCAGAGAGAGACGTGAGGGACTTCCAGGAGACATGGGGCCTGCCGCTGCtgcgtgtggggggggaggtgaGCGATGGGCTGGGGGACGTAGCTCTGCTCCTCAACTGCCTGGCAGAGCAGCTGTGGCATCAGGACTGTGTCACGGCTGGATCAGCGTGCCACCCATCACAGCAGGAGGCCGGGACTCTGCTCTGA
- the si:ch73-15b2.5 gene encoding rho guanine nucleotide exchange factor 5 — MAQSDNREENLSSSTSSIIANLYSYFGDIPEPTTDTREQLSGEFPTLESDGAQDSEALDESDDSLNQNEDNRVDDEDQDTNAAGEEEPVEEEEFQSKYIHFFPLYQDYCLQEGKNDQPSRDRSFLSELITPKYLQGLQFLLGPSSQPESTSPQLHPAEAKPSSPSVHPIRVTPCTLWQDLDEVKASGLLSSLTTREIRLQESMFELIGSEASYLRSLGVAVNHFQASKALKQTISPMEHHFLFSNIRRVMAASEKFLMDLEMRLGENVFVSQVGDIVLQHSSEFHDLYVPYVTNIMYQKDLVNKLMQQNRDFVFSLKKLESDPVCHRQDLKSFLVLPFQRITRVKLLLQSVLKLTEPDSESVSNLIKAIAAIHEIVTDCNKGVKKMKQIEELVCLETLLDFDKVKAVPLVVSGRFLVHQGPMRQLTVEGTYNPRTSFISVYFHLFNDLLIISSKRDQRFIVLDHTEFPAHVRVEHLKTKVLNLPSESFLLHLSQSQVGHPTAMIFVPYTRSDKEAWMKLLSRDGNLTIQKF; from the exons ATGGCTCAATCTGATAACAGAGAGGAGAACCTTAGCTCTTCCACCAGTAGCATCATCGCTAATCTATACTCCTACTTTGGAGATATTCCTGAACCGACCACGGATACGAGAGAGCAGCTTTCAGGCGAGTTCCCCACCTTGGAGTCGGATGGTGCACAGGACAGTGAAGCTCTGGATGAGAGCGACGACTCCCTGAACCAGAATGAAGACAACAG AGTTGATGACGAAGATCAGGATACAAATGCAGCCGG GGAGGAAGAGCccgtagaggaggaagagttccAGTCAAAGTACATCCACTTTT TCCCTCTGTATCAGGACTACTGTCTGCAGGAGGGGAAGAATGATCAGCCCAGTCGCGACAGGAGTTTTCTGTCTGAACTGATAACGCCAAAGTATCTGCAGGGTCTGCAGTTCCTTCTTGGCCCGAGTTCTCAGCCCGAGTCCACATCTCCACAGTTGCACCCGGCTGAAGCGAAGCCATCCTCACCTTCAGTTCACCCCATCAGGGTGACTCCATGCACCCTTTGGCAAGATCTAGATGAGGTGAAGGCATCTGGCCTGCTCAGCAGTTTGACCACCAGAGAGATTCGCCTTCAGGAG TCCATGTTTGAGTTGATCGGTTCTGAAGCGTCCTACTTGAGGAGCCTTGGAGTCGCTGTCAATCATTTCCAAGCATCGAAGGCACTGAAGCAGACCATCTCGCCGATGGAGCATCACTTTTTATTCTCCAACATTCGTCGCGTCATGGCAGCCAGTGAAAA GTTCCTCATGGATCTGGAGATGCGACTGGGAGAGAACGTGTTCGTCTCTCAGGTTGGAGACATTGTGCTCCAGCATAGTTCCGAGTTTCACGATCTCTATGTGCCCTATGTGACAAACATCATGTATCAGAAGGACCTGGTCAACAAGCTGAT GCAGCAGAACAGagactttgtgttttcactgaagAAGCTCGAGAGTGACCCGGTTTGTCATAGACAGGATCTCAAGTCCTTCCTTGTCCTTCCCTTCCAGAGGATCACTCGTGTTAAGCTTCTGCTGCAG AGCGTCCTGAAACTGACTGAACCAGACTCGGAATCAGTTTCAAATCTTATAAAAGCAATAGCAGCCATTCATGAG ATTGTGACCGACTGTAACAAGGgagttaaaaaaatgaaacaaattgaGGAACTGGTCTGCCTGGAGACGCTGCTGGATTTTGACAAAGTTAAG gCAGTTCCTCTGGTTGTGAGTGGGCGGTTTCTGGTGCACCAGGGTCCCATGAGACAGCTGACGGTGGAGGGAACTTACAACCCCAGAACATCATTCATCAGCGTCTACTTCCACCTCTTCAATGACCTCCTGATCATCTCCTCCAAAAG GGATCAGCGGTTCATAGTTCTGGATCACACCGAGTTCCCTGCACATGTGCGTGTTGAGCACCTGAAGACCAAAGTTCTGAATTTACCTTCAGAATCCTTCCTGCTGCATCTGTCCCAAAGTCAAGTAGGACATCCCACTGCCATGATATTTGTCCCATACACAAG GTCAGACAAAGAGGCCTGGATGAAGCTGCTGTCACGTGATGGGAACTTGACAATTCAGAAATTTTAG
- the epha2a gene encoding ephrin type-A receptor 2a, translating to MELRPLVSLLFVFINQLSFSLQSKEQVLLDMRASGSELGWLTLPYENGWEIVQTVVNGSLFYTYSVCSIDSTEQENWLRTTFIQRRPGTSRVSVELQFVVRDCNSFDGASVACKETFNLFMLEADADVGTNFRKGQFRKVATIAPDEVTVGRKLKVNIETRIVGPLSKEGFYLAFQDMGSCVALLSVRVYYKSCPSTVQSLAAFPETVADALTVVEGVCVENAGSQATPRIYCSAEGDWVVPVGQCQCLSGYETTGESCQACKPGYFKPYVSSELCQVCPDNTKPSGTGATECQCEEGFFRSPSDPPTSPCSAPPSAPRELTSTTLSADGRLQLSWSPPLVTGGRSDLTYSVACELCEAALCVPCGEKMRYDPGPTGLQDARVVVSDLDSHLNYTFTVEAHSGVSQYGTDRPTATITTALDYTDPPKVTLIHLDKSSPTSLSLSWTLSRRPPVHINHRYELMYRRKDDDSERDVTTYTVVISDKSSVQINDLSPNTTYTFRVQALSPEGNPGSYSTEQEFHTSPIAESQVQGNSTMVMGAVVGVAVILLVVVAVLLLRKRRRSSHHRGGAEDPYFSTDQLKPLKTYIDPHMYEDPNIAIQKFVTEIDPSAISKQKVIGVGEFGEVFWGVMKPHGRAEVPVAIKTLKLGYSEKQRQDFLGEASIMGQFSHPNIIRLEGVVTKFKHAMIVTEYMENGALDIYLKDRDGELPSYQLVGMLHGIAAGMKYLSDMNYVHRDLAARNVLVNSNLECKVSDFGLSRVLEDDAEGTYTTRGGKIPIRWTAPEAIAFRKFTSASDVWSFGIVMWEVMAFGERPYWDMSNHEVMKAINEAFRLPAPMDCPSAIYQLMFQCWQHDRSTRPRFLDIVNILDKLLRNPESLKTIADFDPRVSIRLPSTSHCDGTLFGSVPEWLESIKMSQYHESFTRAGITTMEQVLSLRHEDIRNIGVRLPGHMKRIAYSILGLKDEISSLSVFAV from the exons AAGTACTGCTGGACATGAGGGCTTCAGGATCGGAGCTGGGCTGGTTGACGTTGCCATATGAGAACGGA tgGGAGATCGTCCAGACGGTGGTGAACGGCTCGCTTTTCTACACCTACAGTGTTTGTAGCATAGACTCGACTGAACAGGAAAACTGGTTACGTACAACGTTCATCCAGCGGCGCCCGGGGACATCTCGCGTCTCGGTGGAGCTACAATTCGTCGTGAGAGACTGCAACTCCTTTGATGGAGCCTCTGTGGCCTGCAAAGAAACCTTCAACCTTTTCATGTTGGAGGCCGATGCTGATGTGGGAACCAACTTCCGTAAAGGGCAGTTCCGAAAAGTGGCCACCATCGCCCCTGATGAGGTCACAGTGGGCCGCAAGCTGAAGGTCAACATAGAGACGAGGATCGTGGGACCCCTGTCCAAAGAGGGCTTCTACCTGGCTTTCCAGGACATGGGCAGCTGTGTGGCGCTCCTCTCGGTCAGAGTTTATTACAAGTCCTGCCCGTCCACGGTGCAGAGCTTGGCGGCCTTCCCGGAGACAGTGGCGGACGCGCTCACCGTCGTGGAGGGAGTCTGCGTGGAGAACGCCGGCAGTCAGGCCACCCCACGCATCTACTGCTCAGCTGAGGGCGATTGGGTGGTTCCCGTGGGTCAGTGCCAGTGTCTGTCAGGCTACGAAACCACAGGGGAATCCTGCCAAG CGTGCAAGCCAGGCTACTTCAAGCCGTATGTATCCAGCGAGTTATGTCAGGTTTGTCCTGATAATACCAAGCCCTCCGGCACCGGAGCCACTGAATGTCAATGTGAGGAAGGTTTCTTCCGCTCCCCTTCCGACCCTCCAACATCTCCCTGCTCCG ctcctcccaGTGCCCCTCGCGAGCTGACCTCCACCACCCTGTCAGCTGACGGCCGGCTGCAGCTGTCCTGGAGCCCACCGCTGGTGACCGGAGGCCGCAGTGACCTCACCTACAGCGTGGCGTGCGAGCTCTGCGAGGCCGCCCTGTGCGTCCCCTGTGGTGAGAAGATGCGTTACGACCCGGGACCCACCGGCCTGCAGGACGCCAGGGTCGTCGTCTCCGACCTGGATTCTCATCTGAACTACACCTTCACTGTGGAGGCTCACAGCGGTGTGTCCCAGTACGGCACGGACAGACCCACAGCAACCATCACCACTGCTCTGGATTACACAG ATCCCCCCAAGGTGACGTTGATCCATCTGGACAAGAGCAGCCCCaccagtctgtctctgtcctggactcTGTCTCGCAGACCTCCAGTCCACATCAATCACCGCTACGAGCTTATGTACCGCAGAAAA GACGACGACAGCGAGCGGGACGTGACCACCTACACGGTCGTGATCTCGGACAAAAGCTCGGTCCAGATAAACGACCTCAGCCCAAACACCACGTACACGTTCAGGGTCCAGGCGCTGAGTCCGGAGGGCAACCCGGGCAGCTACAGCACCGAGCAGGAGTTCCACACGTCGCCAATAG CCGAGTCTCAGGTCCAGGGCAACTCCACCATGGTGATGGGAGCTGTAGTTGGAGTAGCTGTGAtcctgctggtggtggtggccgTGCTACTGCTGCGTAAACG GAGACGGAGCTCTCACCAcaggggaggagcagaggatcCGTACTTCTCGACAG ATCAGCTCAAGCCTCTGAAGACTTACATCGATCCACACATGTACGAGGACCCCAACATCGCCATCCAGAAGTTTGTCACAGAAATTGACCCGAGTGCCATCAGCAAACAAAAGGTCATCGGTGTAG GAGAGTTTGGAGAAGTGTTCTGGGGCGTGATGAAGCCACACGGGCGAGCAGAGGTGCCCGTGGCCATCAAGACCCTGAAGCTGGGCTactcagagaaacagagacaggacTTCCTGGGTGAGGCCAGCATCATGGGACAGTTCTCGCACCCCAACATCATCCGCCTGGAGGGTGTCGTCACCAAAT tcaAGCATGCCATGATAGTGACTGAATACATGGAGAACGGCGCTTTAGATATATATCTGAAG GACCGGGATGGAGAGCTTCCTTCATATCAGTTGGTGGGAATGCTGCATGGAATAGCTGCTGGCATGAAATACCTCTCCGACATGAACTACGTCCACCGGGACCTGGCAGCGAGGAACGTTCTGGTGAACAGCAACCTGGAGTGTAAAGTGTCTGACTTCGGCCTCTCGCGTGTGTTGGAGGACGATGCCGAGGGCACCTACACCACCAGA GGAGGTAAAATCCCCATCCGCTGGACCGCCCCCGAGGCCATCGCGTTCAGGAAGTTCACTTCAGCCAGCGACGTGTGGAGCTTCGGCATCGTCATGTGGGAAGTCATGGCATTTGGAGAACGGCCCTACTGGGACATGAGCAACCATGAG GTCATGAAAGCCATCAACGAGGCCTTCAGGCTCCCTGCTCCCATGGACTGCCCCTCCGCCATCtaccagctcatgttccagtgCTGGCAGCACGACCGCTCCACACGACCTCGCTTCTTAGACATCGTCAACATTCTGGACAAACTGCTCCGAAACCCAGAGTCTCTGAAAACCATCGCCGACTTCGATCCACG tgtgtccatCCGCCTGCCGAGCACCAGTCACTGCGATGGCACCTTGTTCGGGTCGGTGCCCGAGTGGCTGGAGTCCATCAAGATGAGTCAGTACCACGAAAGCTTCACCCGCGCTGGGATCACGACCATGGAGCAGGTGCTCTCCTTGAGGCATGA AGACATCAGGAATATCGGCGTGCGGCTGCCCGGTCACATGAAGAGGATAGCGTACAGCATCCTGGGCCTGAAAGATGAGATCAGCTCGCTCAGCGTGTTCGCAGTGTGA